The segment TCGCCGGCGTGGAGATCGGCCTGGCGGAGAAGCTGGCCGCGCGCGCCGTGGCCGACGCCACCGGGACGGCGGTCACCCGCGTCGCCGAGGAGCTGCGCCGCCAGGGCGACCTGGGCACCGTGGCCGAGGGGCTGCTCGGCCGCCGGCGGGGCGCCCCGCAGGCGCTCACGGTCGACGAGGTCTTCGACCGCCTCCAGGCCGCCGCCCAGGCCGCCGGCAAGGGGGCGCAGGGACAGAAGATCGCCATCCTGGCCGACCTGCTGCGCCGCGCCGCGCCGCTGGAGGCCCGCTACCTGGTCCGCACCGTGACGGGGAAGCTGCGCCTGGGCGTGGGCGACGCCTCCATCCTGGACGCGCTGGCCGAGGTGCACGCCGGCGGCCGGGCGAAGCGCCCCGTGCTGGAGCGCGCCTACAACATCTGCTCCGACCTGGGGCTCGTGGCCGAGACGCTGGTGCGCGGCGGGCTGGCCGCCGTGGAGGGCATGGAGGTCCGCCCCGGGCACCCCGTGCGGCCCATGCTGGCGCAGCGGCTGGCCACCGCGGAGGAGATCCTGGCCAAGCTCGGCGGGCGGTGTGCCGTCGAGTACAAGTACGACGGCGAGCGGGTGCAGGTGCACCGGCTCGCCGGCACCTTCCAGCTCTACTCGCGGCGCCTGGAGAACATCACCGCGCAGTTCCCCGACGTGGTGGCCCTCCTGGAGCGGGGGCTGCGGCCGCGCCGCGCCATCCTGGAGGCGGAGATCGTGGCCGTCGAGCCGGACACGGGGGAGCTGCGTCCCTTCCAGGACCTGATGCAGCGCCGCCGCAAGTACGGGATCGCGGAGGCGATGGCGCGCATCCCCGCCGGGCTGTTCGCCTTCGACCTCCTCTACGCCGACGGGGAGGACCTGACCCGCCGCCCCTACCCCGAGCGGCGGGAGGCGCTGGTGCGGGCCGTGGCCACAAGCGAGCGGCTGCAGCTCGTGACCTGGACGCTCGTCGACAGCGCCGAGGCGCTGGAGCGGTTCTTCGAGCAGGCCGTGGCCGACGGGTGCGAGGGGGTCATCTGCAAGGCGGTGGGGCCGGAGGCCGTCTACCAGGCCGGGGCGCGCGGCTGGCTGTGGATCAAGCACAAGCGGGAGTACCGCACCGCCCTGCAGGACACCCTCGACCTGGTGGTGGTGGGCGCCTTCTACGGCCGGGGGCGGCGCAGCGGCACCTACGGGGCGCTGCTGGTGGCCGCCTACGACCCCGAGGAGGAGCGCTTCCCGACCTTCTGCAAGGTCGGCAGCGGCTTCTCCGACGCCGACCTGGCGGCGCTGCCGGCGCGGCTGCGGCGCTACGAGCGGCGCGACCGCCCGCCGCGGGTGGACTCGCGCCTGGAGGCGGACGTCTGGTTCGAGCCGGCGGTGGTCATCGAGGTGGTGGGCGCCGAGATCACCCTCTCGCCCATCCACACGGTGGCCTGGGGGCGGGCGCGCGAAGGGGCGGGGCTGGCGCTGCGCTTCCCGCGCTTCACGGGGCGGTGGCGCGAGGACAAGCGGCCGGAGGACGCCACCACGGTGGAGGAGATCTGGCAGCTCTACCAGCGGGCCCGGCGGCGGGCGGTGAAGGTGGAGGGGTGAACCGGCGGGCGGGGACGGTGGAGGGCGAGGCGACGGGCTGAGCCGTCGGCGCCCTCACCAGAGGCGAGCGAACGTCCCGCCGGCCAGAGAGACCCCGAGGGCCCGGAGGCCGGGATCGGGCAGTTCGGCGAGGTCGCTCCGGAAGACCACGCCGCCCTTCATCACCAGGCGCACCGCCCGCAGGTCCCGGATCTGCCGGTCGGGCTGGCCGGCGACGGCGATGAGGTCGGCCAGCTTCCCTGCCGTCAGCGACCCGACCTCCCGGTCGGTGCCGCACAGCCGGGCGGCGTCCAGCGTCGCGGCGCGGATCGCCGTCAGCGGCGAGAGCCCGCATGTGACCAGCAGCTCGACCTCCCGGATGGTGGCCACCGTGCCGTCGACCGGGTCGCTGGGCAGCAGGTCGGTGCCGCAGCAGAGGGTGACCCCGTGCGCCACCGCCCGCTGGATCGACGCCCGGTGCTCTTCGGCCGCCATCTGGGCCTTCGCCAGCATCCACTCCTGAACGCCGTGGCGTCGCAGGTAGTCCAGCT is part of the Armatimonadota bacterium genome and harbors:
- a CDS encoding ATP-dependent DNA ligase; the encoded protein is MTPRGKVKATPQEPAARTEAAMPYRLLAETYRRLEQTAARLEIIEILAGLFRQTPPDLLPRVVYLCQGKIAPDFAGVEIGLAEKLAARAVADATGTAVTRVAEELRRQGDLGTVAEGLLGRRRGAPQALTVDEVFDRLQAAAQAAGKGAQGQKIAILADLLRRAAPLEARYLVRTVTGKLRLGVGDASILDALAEVHAGGRAKRPVLERAYNICSDLGLVAETLVRGGLAAVEGMEVRPGHPVRPMLAQRLATAEEILAKLGGRCAVEYKYDGERVQVHRLAGTFQLYSRRLENITAQFPDVVALLERGLRPRRAILEAEIVAVEPDTGELRPFQDLMQRRRKYGIAEAMARIPAGLFAFDLLYADGEDLTRRPYPERREALVRAVATSERLQLVTWTLVDSAEALERFFEQAVADGCEGVICKAVGPEAVYQAGARGWLWIKHKREYRTALQDTLDLVVVGAFYGRGRRSGTYGALLVAAYDPEEERFPTFCKVGSGFSDADLAALPARLRRYERRDRPPRVDSRLEADVWFEPAVVIEVVGAEITLSPIHTVAWGRAREGAGLALRFPRFTGRWREDKRPEDATTVEEIWQLYQRARRRAVKVEG